Proteins encoded in a region of the Primulina huaijiensis isolate GDHJ02 unplaced genomic scaffold, ASM1229523v2 scaffold4153, whole genome shotgun sequence genome:
- the LOC140969419 gene encoding uncharacterized protein isoform X2 — protein sequence MGDSACVMHGYSYDSAVPNESKQMNHLQVLGDSVSFGRFMNEPLSWEKWSTFSHKKYVEEAESYSRPGSVAQKKAFFEAHYKRKAAQKAAAEQESAADDTNGTVAEDHDNANNNNSSQRISLKLDSLLVADEKMDMVRIPDGINDVVENGKENCLVDVAEDAKDQKQAEVMETKYSLEAPKKKPPPKKRFFSKYLCNLYGLFPPEEPYKETHSTTLKTGIIGIAPASLETSQNGKTPLKTTGAIEGVSKNPAATSPKNRRKKTPTDPSVPGSKTTRRRWLIFSAVSKSSRNHRSQTSSK from the exons ATGGGGGATTCAGCTTGTGTTATGCATGGATACTCTTATGATTCTGCCGTACCCAACGAGTCCAAACAG ATGAACCACTTGCAAGTTCTTGGAGATTCGGTGTCATTTGGGAGGTTTATGAACGAGCCCTTGTCTTGGGAGAAATGGTCCACCTTTTCACATAAGAAGTATGTGGAGGAGGCCGAGAGTTACTCGAGGCCGGGATCAGTTGCGCAGAAAAAGGCTTTCTTTGAGGCTCATTAcaaaagaaaagcagctcagaaggCGGCAGCTGAGCAAGAGAGTGCTGCAGATGATACCAATGGAACAGTAGCTGAAGACCATGATAatgctaataataataatagttctCAAAGAATTAGCTTGAAATTGGATTCCCTTTTGGTTGCTGATGAGAAAATGGATATGGTTAGAATCCCAGATGGGATAAATGATGTTGTGGAGAATGGAAAGGAGAATTGTTTAGTTGATGTGGCAGAAGATGCCAAGGATCAGAAACAGGCTGAAGTCATGGAGACTAAGTACTCTCTGGAGGCTCCAAAAAAGAAACCTCCACCCAAGAAGAGGTTCTTCTCCAAGTATTTATGCAATCTGTATGGTTTGTTTCCTCCCGAAGAACCCTACAAAGAGACACATTCTACCACTTTGAAAACGGGAATTATCGGAATTGCTCCTGCTTCTTTGGAAACATCACAAAACGGCAAAACTCCTCTAAAGACTACG GGAGCCATTGAAGGGGTCTCAAAAAATCCTGCTGCTACCTCTCCAAAGAACAGAAG AAAGAAAACGCCAACCGATCCCTCAGTTCCCGGATCCAAAACAACACGACGTAGATGGCTCATTTTCTCTGCAGT CTCCAAGTCATCAAGAAATCATCGGTCGCAAACTTCATCCAAATGA
- the LOC140969419 gene encoding uncharacterized protein isoform X1, whose product MGDSACVMHGYSYDSAVPNESKQMNHLQVLGDSVSFGRFMNEPLSWEKWSTFSHKKYVEEAESYSRPGSVAQKKAFFEAHYKRKAAQKAAAEQESAADDTNGTVAEDHDNANNNNSSQRISLKLDSLLVADEKMDMVRIPDGINDVVENGKENCLVDVAEDAKDQKQAEVMETKYSLEAPKKKPPPKKRFFSKYLCNLYGLFPPEEPYKETHSTTLKTGIIGIAPASLETSQNGKTPLKTTVLGAIEGVSKNPAATSPKNRRKKTPTDPSVPGSKTTRRRWLIFSAVSKSSRNHRSQTSSK is encoded by the exons ATGGGGGATTCAGCTTGTGTTATGCATGGATACTCTTATGATTCTGCCGTACCCAACGAGTCCAAACAG ATGAACCACTTGCAAGTTCTTGGAGATTCGGTGTCATTTGGGAGGTTTATGAACGAGCCCTTGTCTTGGGAGAAATGGTCCACCTTTTCACATAAGAAGTATGTGGAGGAGGCCGAGAGTTACTCGAGGCCGGGATCAGTTGCGCAGAAAAAGGCTTTCTTTGAGGCTCATTAcaaaagaaaagcagctcagaaggCGGCAGCTGAGCAAGAGAGTGCTGCAGATGATACCAATGGAACAGTAGCTGAAGACCATGATAatgctaataataataatagttctCAAAGAATTAGCTTGAAATTGGATTCCCTTTTGGTTGCTGATGAGAAAATGGATATGGTTAGAATCCCAGATGGGATAAATGATGTTGTGGAGAATGGAAAGGAGAATTGTTTAGTTGATGTGGCAGAAGATGCCAAGGATCAGAAACAGGCTGAAGTCATGGAGACTAAGTACTCTCTGGAGGCTCCAAAAAAGAAACCTCCACCCAAGAAGAGGTTCTTCTCCAAGTATTTATGCAATCTGTATGGTTTGTTTCCTCCCGAAGAACCCTACAAAGAGACACATTCTACCACTTTGAAAACGGGAATTATCGGAATTGCTCCTGCTTCTTTGGAAACATCACAAAACGGCAAAACTCCTCTAAAGACTACGGTATTG GGAGCCATTGAAGGGGTCTCAAAAAATCCTGCTGCTACCTCTCCAAAGAACAGAAG AAAGAAAACGCCAACCGATCCCTCAGTTCCCGGATCCAAAACAACACGACGTAGATGGCTCATTTTCTCTGCAGT CTCCAAGTCATCAAGAAATCATCGGTCGCAAACTTCATCCAAATGA